From a single Calothrix sp. NIES-2098 genomic region:
- a CDS encoding two-component response regulator gives MLILLVEDDPAQLEPLRAALSKAGHVVDAIEDGDTAQWLLSQKDYDLLILDWMLPHVSGVQLCQEYRQAGKTSPVLMLTAKDTTPDKVTGLDAGADDYLVKPIDVMELLARVRALARRSPFWQGDTLSLEDLHLNLNNLTIERDRVTVQLSGREFQLMEYLMRHPRQVLSHNQIEQALWGWGAEPESNAVTTLVRRLRQRLQTVGAKDWLENVYGMGYRFDVPTKSEL, from the coding sequence ATGTTAATTTTACTGGTGGAAGATGACCCCGCCCAATTGGAACCATTGCGAGCTGCATTATCCAAAGCCGGACATGTTGTTGACGCCATTGAAGATGGAGATACTGCTCAATGGCTGTTATCTCAAAAAGATTATGACTTGCTCATCTTAGATTGGATGCTTCCTCATGTTAGCGGAGTTCAACTTTGCCAGGAATATCGACAAGCGGGGAAAACTTCTCCGGTGTTGATGCTTACCGCCAAAGACACCACCCCAGATAAAGTCACAGGTTTAGATGCGGGTGCAGATGATTATTTAGTCAAACCAATAGATGTGATGGAATTGCTAGCAAGAGTAAGAGCCTTAGCCAGGCGTTCTCCATTTTGGCAGGGAGACACTCTCAGTTTAGAAGATTTACATCTCAACTTAAACAACTTGACAATTGAACGCGATCGCGTGACAGTTCAATTATCTGGGCGCGAATTTCAGCTAATGGAATACTTGATGCGTCATCCACGGCAAGTTTTATCTCATAATCAAATAGAACAAGCTCTTTGGGGATGGGGCGCAGAACCAGAAAGTAATGCGGTGACAACATTGGTACGGCGACTGCGACAACGCTTGCAAACCGTAGGAGCCAAAGATTGGCTAGAAAATGTTTATGGGATGGGCTATCGTTTCGACGTTCCCACAAAAAGCGAGTTGTAG
- a CDS encoding WD-40 repeat protein: protein MCPRGVTTSRSTQAKQTIAPKLWLLLVGVNQYQDEQLPSLRYSAVDCQVLAEALAGATKEQFPQRQVTIYHDFANNLPLLATVRESLQQIAVDAQPIDTVLFYFSGHGMLQPNTQEAFLCLADTHKDNLEQTGLPVKELLAQLSKSGAQNQLVWLDACHSGGMTLRGAVTEPLLNPTPQLVDALQRNATKGKGFYALLSCDINQQSWEFPELGHGVFTYYLMRGLNGDAADAQGIIFADGLYRYVYHQTLQYIDKTNQQLRLINQQKRGKGDTQLFSEYPLQTPKRIVEGIGELILGSIPAIAESNPPRIALVIEGFSGYQTMLDLSKILVDSGDFELEYVTRSVETTAKDIRTAIQQRLARNEEAATVLLYLRGILEETPAGEAALLIAEDIWLSRSWLRQQLRRSQIAQQIIILDFSVVATAVSSIQEWVEDLQVESEKGQCIIAATSPKDNPELFAQTLIDTLKAAKKSAGLSVAGWITQLQVQLATQTQITPFLPLHFWLSGTQGVIEIIPATTGARSHKKAALDFKICPYRGLRAFAEEDAQYFFGRESLTQHLISQIAHKSFLAVVGASGSGKSSVVQAGLMAQLRLGKQLPGSDSWLIKCLRPGARPLEELARRLGEGGRSRGAGSREQGGIEDSPSPELVLEGMLYQGVEGFVYWLRSRPEAMVILVVDQFEELFTLAPSEDRQRFLDLVLGAIEYASDKFKLVVTLRADFIAACLEVPALANLLQESSVLVPPNLSDRDYRRVIINPAEQVSLKVEPELVEVLVQELNHSAGDLPLLEFVLEQLWEYRQEGELTLAAYQQQVGGIKGALERKAQAVYEGLDTQAQDCARWIFLSLTQLGDGTEDTRRRVLKSELVVQKYPAALVERTLQVLTAAKLVVVNLEEEGSRGQDKGDKGDKGDSVMVSLPASAVTIEVVHEILIRHWSTLRWWLEENRSRLRSQRQIEQAAALWKYNHEQADFLLQGIRLAEAEEIYVKYTDELSQDVQRFIAACLAERQRQQFEQKKRLRQAQKAIVVISVLGIAASGFGGLAYVQKQAAQLREISALNASSEALLLSNQQLEALIASVKAGREVKQVFAPNKDIQLATVATLQQAVDQTQEVNRLQGHSQQVDAVSFSPDGKIIVSASDDGTIKLWHTDGKLINTIIDNQSRFIDIDFSHNGKFIAASIDKIIKLYTIDGKLIKIFAGHNDIVNSVDFSPDDKTLVSASRDKTIILWRSDGSLIKSWNAHNGWVNTVSFSPDGQIIASGGEDNLVKLWQANGKLLQTMSGHKERVTCVKFSPDGKFIATASGDKTIKLWNIQGKLLQTIEGNTNQINSISFSPDGKLLAAGDADAILKIWSVQDKSTIEIQQIFRGHGAQINDISFSPDRKIIASASADKTVRIWRVNNNTKTQNKGNFYSVSVSHDNKTFAAAGWDGIIKIWGNNGEFIKSLSGNKQIIYAVDFSLNSQIIAAASDNKTIKLWNIANTSLLQTLTGHTARVTSISFSPDGKMLASGSADKTIKLWQLPDAKLLQTFKGHTDAITSISFSADGKIIASGSYDKTVKLWKLDGSLVRTLQGNGLAIASVKFSPDNTILAAASLDNNIKLWNVADGTLITTLAGHTAGVTSLSFLPNSQILASGSADGTIKLWNISDRTLLKTLLGHPGKINSISFTPDGKALITASEDAGIKVWDLDLNNLRQRGCLQIKDYLQNNPNVSESDRHICKD, encoded by the coding sequence ATGTGTCCACGCGGAGTTACTACCAGTCGTTCAACTCAAGCTAAACAAACAATTGCCCCGAAATTGTGGTTGTTACTGGTGGGTGTCAATCAATATCAGGACGAGCAACTTCCTTCGCTACGTTATTCAGCAGTTGACTGTCAGGTATTAGCTGAAGCTTTAGCAGGCGCGACTAAGGAACAGTTTCCGCAAAGACAGGTAACAATTTATCACGATTTTGCTAATAATTTGCCACTATTAGCAACTGTGCGCGAAAGTTTACAGCAAATTGCTGTTGATGCCCAACCAATTGATACGGTTCTCTTTTATTTTTCTGGTCACGGAATGTTACAGCCAAATACTCAAGAAGCATTTTTGTGTTTGGCAGATACGCACAAAGATAATTTAGAACAGACTGGTTTACCTGTTAAAGAACTGTTGGCGCAGTTAAGTAAAAGTGGGGCACAAAATCAGTTAGTTTGGTTGGATGCTTGCCATAGTGGAGGAATGACTTTAAGGGGAGCAGTGACAGAACCGCTGCTGAATCCTACTCCGCAATTAGTAGATGCTTTACAGCGTAATGCTACAAAAGGTAAAGGTTTTTATGCCTTACTTTCCTGCGATATTAATCAGCAATCATGGGAGTTCCCCGAACTGGGGCATGGGGTATTTACTTATTATTTAATGCGGGGGTTAAATGGTGATGCTGCTGATGCCCAAGGTATAATCTTTGCTGATGGGCTTTATCGCTATGTTTATCACCAAACGCTGCAATATATTGATAAAACTAATCAACAATTACGCTTAATTAATCAACAAAAACGCGGCAAGGGAGATACTCAACTTTTTAGCGAATATCCCCTACAAACGCCTAAGCGCATTGTCGAAGGAATTGGGGAATTAATATTAGGTTCAATTCCGGCGATCGCAGAATCAAACCCTCCGAGAATAGCGCTAGTAATTGAGGGCTTTAGTGGCTATCAAACAATGCTAGATCTTAGTAAGATATTGGTTGATAGTGGTGATTTTGAGTTAGAATATGTGACCCGTTCGGTAGAAACAACCGCTAAGGATATTCGCACTGCAATTCAACAACGCCTTGCCAGAAATGAAGAAGCTGCAACCGTATTGTTATATCTACGTGGAATTTTAGAAGAAACCCCAGCCGGAGAAGCAGCATTATTAATAGCCGAAGATATTTGGCTAAGTCGTTCTTGGTTAAGGCAACAATTACGCCGTTCGCAAATAGCCCAGCAAATCATTATTTTAGATTTTTCTGTTGTGGCGACTGCTGTTTCTTCCATTCAGGAATGGGTAGAAGATTTGCAAGTAGAATCAGAAAAAGGGCAATGTATTATCGCGGCTACTTCCCCAAAAGATAATCCAGAACTCTTTGCACAAACCCTCATCGATACTTTAAAAGCTGCTAAGAAATCAGCGGGTTTATCTGTAGCAGGTTGGATTACGCAATTACAAGTTCAACTAGCAACTCAAACCCAAATTACCCCGTTTCTACCATTACATTTTTGGCTATCAGGAACTCAAGGTGTAATTGAAATTATTCCGGCTACAACTGGCGCACGCAGTCATAAAAAAGCAGCCTTAGATTTCAAAATTTGTCCCTACCGAGGATTAAGGGCTTTTGCTGAAGAAGACGCGCAATATTTTTTTGGGAGGGAATCTTTAACCCAGCATTTAATTAGTCAAATAGCACATAAATCTTTTTTAGCTGTAGTGGGTGCTTCTGGTAGTGGTAAATCTTCTGTTGTCCAAGCAGGATTAATGGCTCAATTGCGTCTTGGTAAACAATTACCTGGAAGCGATTCTTGGTTAATTAAATGTTTACGTCCCGGTGCGCGTCCCTTGGAAGAGTTGGCGAGGCGGTTGGGGGAGGGGGGAAGAAGCAGGGGGGCGGGGAGCAGGGAGCAGGGGGGAATTGAAGATTCTCCGTCTCCTGAACTTGTACTTGAGGGGATGCTGTACCAGGGTGTGGAAGGCTTTGTTTACTGGTTGCGTAGCCGACCTGAAGCTATGGTGATTTTGGTCGTAGACCAGTTTGAGGAATTGTTCACGCTTGCGCCTAGTGAAGATAGACAGCGATTTTTAGATTTGGTGTTGGGAGCTATAGAGTATGCTTCGGATAAGTTTAAATTAGTCGTTACTTTGCGGGCAGATTTTATTGCTGCTTGCTTGGAAGTACCTGCACTCGCGAATTTATTGCAAGAATCTAGCGTGTTGGTTCCGCCTAATTTGAGCGATCGCGATTATCGTCGTGTCATTATTAATCCAGCGGAACAAGTAAGTTTGAAAGTAGAACCAGAATTAGTAGAAGTTCTGGTACAAGAGTTAAACCACTCGGCGGGAGATTTACCGCTGTTAGAATTTGTACTTGAGCAGTTATGGGAATACCGCCAAGAAGGGGAACTGACTCTAGCCGCTTATCAGCAACAAGTGGGTGGGATTAAAGGAGCATTGGAACGTAAAGCCCAGGCGGTTTATGAAGGTTTAGATACCCAAGCTCAAGATTGTGCTAGGTGGATTTTTCTCTCTCTCACTCAATTAGGCGATGGTACAGAAGATACCAGGCGCAGGGTGTTGAAATCAGAGTTAGTGGTGCAAAAATATCCAGCGGCGTTGGTGGAAAGAACGCTGCAAGTATTAACGGCTGCAAAGTTAGTCGTGGTGAATTTGGAGGAGGAGGGGAGTAGGGGACAGGACAAGGGAGACAAGGGGGACAAGGGGGATTCTGTAATGGTTTCTCTTCCTGCGTCGGCGGTAACTATTGAAGTTGTGCATGAAATATTGATTCGCCATTGGTCAACTTTGCGCTGGTGGTTGGAGGAGAATCGTAGTAGGTTGCGATCGCAACGTCAAATTGAACAAGCGGCAGCTTTATGGAAATATAATCATGAGCAAGCTGATTTTTTGTTGCAAGGTATCCGTTTGGCAGAAGCGGAAGAAATTTATGTCAAATATACCGATGAATTATCTCAAGATGTCCAACGTTTCATTGCTGCTTGTTTAGCAGAAAGACAACGACAACAATTTGAACAGAAAAAGCGACTTAGACAAGCTCAAAAAGCTATTGTAGTTATTAGTGTTTTGGGTATTGCTGCAAGTGGTTTTGGTGGATTAGCTTATGTCCAAAAACAAGCGGCGCAGTTACGCGAAATTTCTGCTTTAAACGCCTCATCGGAAGCATTATTATTATCAAATCAGCAACTAGAAGCTTTAATTGCGAGTGTAAAAGCTGGGCGAGAAGTAAAGCAGGTATTTGCACCAAATAAAGATATTCAATTAGCAACTGTAGCAACTCTTCAGCAAGCTGTTGACCAAACTCAAGAAGTCAACCGTTTACAAGGTCATAGTCAACAAGTTGATGCTGTGAGTTTTAGCCCAGATGGGAAAATTATCGTCTCGGCTAGCGATGACGGTACAATTAAACTTTGGCATACAGATGGTAAATTAATCAATACGATTATTGATAATCAAAGTAGGTTTATAGATATTGATTTCAGTCACAATGGGAAATTTATTGCTGCAAGTATAGATAAAATTATCAAACTATATACTATAGATGGCAAGTTAATCAAAATTTTTGCTGGGCATAATGATATTGTAAATAGTGTTGATTTTAGTCCTGATGATAAGACGCTTGTTTCTGCTAGCCGAGATAAAACCATCATACTATGGCGTAGTGATGGCAGTTTAATTAAAAGCTGGAATGCTCATAATGGTTGGGTAAATACTGTTAGCTTTAGCCCAGATGGTCAAATTATCGCTTCTGGTGGTGAAGATAATTTAGTCAAGCTGTGGCAAGCAAATGGGAAGTTATTGCAAACAATGTCAGGGCATAAAGAACGAGTAACTTGTGTTAAATTTAGCCCAGATGGTAAATTTATAGCTACTGCTAGTGGCGATAAAACTATTAAACTTTGGAATATTCAAGGCAAACTTTTACAAACTATTGAAGGTAATACAAATCAAATTAACAGTATCAGCTTTAGTCCAGATGGTAAATTACTCGCTGCTGGTGATGCTGATGCGATATTGAAAATATGGAGTGTTCAAGATAAATCAACTATAGAAATCCAGCAGATTTTCAGAGGGCATGGGGCACAAATTAATGATATAAGCTTTAGCCCTGATCGTAAAATTATTGCCTCTGCTAGTGCTGATAAAACCGTTAGAATTTGGCGAGTAAATAATAATACAAAAACTCAGAATAAAGGTAATTTTTATAGTGTCAGTGTTAGCCATGATAACAAAACATTCGCTGCGGCTGGTTGGGATGGCATAATAAAAATCTGGGGTAACAATGGAGAATTTATAAAATCACTTTCAGGAAATAAACAGATAATTTATGCGGTAGATTTTAGCCTCAATAGCCAAATTATTGCTGCTGCAAGTGATAATAAAACAATTAAATTATGGAATATAGCAAATACTTCTTTACTTCAGACACTAACAGGACATACAGCGCGAGTAACTAGCATTAGTTTTAGTCCAGATGGAAAGATGCTAGCTTCTGGTAGTGCCGATAAAACTATAAAATTATGGCAACTTCCAGATGCTAAATTACTCCAAACTTTTAAAGGACATACAGATGCAATAACCAGCATTAGTTTTAGTGCTGATGGTAAAATAATAGCTTCTGGTAGTTACGATAAGACAGTCAAACTTTGGAAACTTGATGGCAGTCTTGTTAGAACTTTACAAGGAAATGGGCTTGCGATCGCATCTGTAAAATTTAGTCCAGATAACACAATCCTCGCTGCTGCTAGTTTGGACAACAATATCAAACTTTGGAATGTCGCTGATGGGACTTTAATTACTACCCTCGCCGGACATACTGCTGGTGTTACTAGTTTGAGTTTTCTGCCAAATAGCCAAATACTAGCTTCTGGTAGCGCTGACGGTACAATAAAGCTGTGGAATATCAGCGATCGCACTTTACTCAAAACCCTATTAGGTCATCCTGGTAAAATCAATAGCATCAGTTTCACTCCTGATGGTAAGGCGCTAATTACTGCAAGTGAAGACGCTGGTATCAAAGTATGGGATTTAGATTTAAATAATCTTAGGCAGCGCGGATGCTTACAAATCAAAGATTACCTGCAAAATAACCCCAATGTCAGCGAGAGCGATCGCCATATCTGCAAAGATTAA
- a CDS encoding tetratricopeptide TPR_2: protein MANYDKALAIKDDNPEAWFSRGVALDDLKRYEEALASYDKAIAIKDDFAEVWSNRGNILDNLKRYEEALASYDKAIAIKDDFSEAWLNRGTALINLELYKEALASYDKAIAIKDDFSEAWLNRGTALINLELYKEALASYDKAIAIKDDFSEAWLNRGLVLRVLKRYKEALTSYKKALTVRPNKLDYFNEQSLTLSFLGLYEEALANINEALKLQPEYPICWANQGIVLGRAGRYKEALASCDKALELQPNDESGHYGKACCYALQGNIELAIEKLQQAINLNHSRCRREAKINPDFDSIRNDERFKALMQG from the coding sequence TTGGCTAACTATGACAAAGCTTTGGCAATTAAGGATGACAACCCAGAAGCATGGTTCAGCCGAGGCGTTGCACTGGATGACTTAAAGCGTTACGAGGAAGCATTAGCTAGCTATGACAAAGCCATAGCAATTAAGGATGACTTTGCGGAAGTATGGTCAAATCGAGGCAATATACTGGATAATTTAAAGCGTTACGAGGAAGCATTAGCTAGCTATGACAAAGCCATAGCAATTAAGGATGACTTTTCGGAAGCATGGTTAAATCGAGGCACTGCGCTGATTAACTTAGAGCTTTACAAGGAAGCATTAGCTAGCTATGACAAAGCCATAGCAATTAAGGATGACTTTTCGGAAGCATGGTTAAATCGAGGCACTGCGCTGATTAACTTAGAGCTTTACAAGGAAGCATTAGCTAGCTATGACAAAGCCATAGCAATTAAGGATGACTTTTCGGAAGCATGGTTAAATCGAGGCTTGGTACTGAGAGTATTAAAGCGTTATAAGGAAGCATTAACTAGCTATAAGAAGGCTTTAACTGTTCGACCAAATAAACTAGATTATTTCAATGAGCAAAGCTTAACCTTAAGTTTCTTAGGACTTTATGAAGAAGCATTGGCAAATATCAATGAAGCTTTAAAACTTCAACCAGAGTATCCTATATGCTGGGCTAATCAAGGTATTGTACTAGGGCGTGCAGGGCGCTACAAAGAAGCACTGGCTAGTTGTGACAAGGCACTAGAACTACAGCCTAATGATGAGAGTGGTCATTATGGCAAAGCTTGCTGTTACGCTTTGCAAGGAAACATTGAGTTAGCAATTGAAAAGTTGCAACAAGCAATAAATCTCAATCATTCCCGATGCCGCAGAGAAGCAAAAATTAATCCTGATTTTGACAGCATTAGAAATGATGAACGGTTTAAAGCATTAATGCAAGGCTAA
- a CDS encoding phosphoserine aminotransferase — protein MSQPLSPPARKPANPHFSSGPCAKRPGWSVSNLENACVGRSHRSKDGKAKLADVIERSKKILGIPADYRLGIVPASDTGAVEMALWSLLGHKPLDILAWESFGQEWVKDVTDELKLADVRLLKAPYGSLPDLESVDFSHDVVFLWNGTTSGVRVPNGDWIKDDRQGLTICDATSAVFAMDIPWEKIDVLTYSWQKVLGGEAQHGVLVLSPRAVERLESYKPAWPLPKLFRLTQKGKLIEGIFKGDTINTPSMLCVEDALDSLTWAESIGGLPGLISRSEANLNAIAKWVEQSDWADFLAEKSETRSCTSICLKIIDSWFTSQTPEEQAKCATQLAKLLEKEKVAYDIAPYRAAPPGLRIWGGATVETADIEALLPWLDWAYNTIKAESIAVV, from the coding sequence ATGTCGCAACCCCTTTCTCCTCCCGCACGTAAACCTGCCAATCCTCACTTTTCCTCTGGCCCTTGTGCAAAGCGTCCTGGTTGGTCTGTTTCTAACCTAGAAAACGCCTGTGTTGGTCGTTCCCATCGTTCTAAAGATGGCAAAGCGAAATTAGCCGATGTAATTGAGCGTTCTAAGAAAATTCTGGGAATTCCTGCTGATTACCGCTTGGGTATCGTTCCAGCGTCTGATACTGGTGCAGTAGAAATGGCTTTGTGGTCGCTATTAGGACACAAACCCCTTGATATCCTGGCATGGGAAAGTTTTGGTCAGGAATGGGTCAAAGATGTCACAGACGAGTTAAAGTTAGCTGATGTTCGCCTGCTGAAAGCACCCTATGGTAGTTTGCCAGATTTAGAATCTGTTGATTTTAGCCATGATGTCGTTTTTTTGTGGAATGGTACAACTTCAGGTGTGAGAGTTCCCAATGGCGATTGGATTAAAGATGACCGCCAAGGGTTGACCATTTGCGATGCTACATCCGCAGTGTTTGCGATGGACATACCTTGGGAAAAGATAGACGTGCTGACTTACTCTTGGCAAAAGGTATTGGGTGGCGAAGCACAGCATGGAGTGCTTGTACTTTCACCCCGTGCTGTCGAACGCCTGGAAAGTTATAAACCAGCTTGGCCTTTACCGAAACTCTTTCGCTTGACACAAAAAGGTAAGCTGATTGAAGGTATTTTCAAAGGAGATACCATCAACACGCCATCAATGTTGTGTGTAGAAGATGCCCTAGATAGCTTAACTTGGGCAGAAAGCATTGGCGGACTTCCTGGTTTAATTAGTCGCAGTGAAGCCAACTTAAATGCGATCGCAAAATGGGTTGAGCAAAGCGATTGGGCTGATTTTCTGGCAGAAAAATCCGAAACTCGCTCTTGTACTTCCATCTGCTTGAAAATTATTGATTCTTGGTTTACTAGCCAAACTCCAGAAGAACAGGCAAAATGTGCTACCCAATTAGCCAAACTACTGGAGAAGGAGAAAGTAGCTTACGATATTGCACCTTATCGCGCTGCACCACCAGGATTAAGAATTTGGGGAGGCGCAACAGTTGAAACCGCAGATATTGAAGCGCTGCTGCCTTGGTTAGACTGGGCTTACAATACTATCAAAGCTGAGTCAATTGCTGTGGTTTAA
- a CDS encoding GCN5-related N-acetyltransferase, with translation MKIVPVDRDNFDTWLNLALQLWPDGSPEEMRASLSNIFQSPREAGFLIKDDDETAIGFINLSLRYDYVPGATQSPVAYVEGIYVKSEYRNQGVGRYLIEYAQQWAREHGCVEIASDVLLENTVSYQFHRQVGFQEVERIVTFIKQVPPTEERSQT, from the coding sequence ATGAAAATTGTTCCAGTCGATCGAGATAACTTCGATACATGGCTAAATCTGGCCTTGCAACTATGGCCAGACGGATCGCCAGAAGAAATGCGTGCAAGTCTGAGCAATATTTTTCAATCTCCGCGTGAGGCAGGATTTTTGATTAAAGATGACGATGAAACAGCAATTGGCTTTATCAATCTCTCTCTGAGATACGATTATGTGCCTGGTGCTACTCAAAGTCCTGTGGCATATGTAGAAGGAATTTATGTTAAAAGTGAATATCGCAACCAAGGCGTGGGCAGATACTTAATCGAATATGCCCAACAGTGGGCGCGGGAACATGGATGTGTAGAAATCGCCTCAGATGTTTTATTAGAAAATACAGTAAGTTATCAATTTCATCGTCAGGTCGGTTTTCAAGAGGTAGAAAGAATTGTGACATTTATTAAACAAGTTCCCCCTACTGAAGAGCGATCGCAAACATAA
- a CDS encoding tRNAHis guanylyltransferase family protein translates to MKFDELDSRMRVFETAHDHCVLPGLYIVARLDGRGFTRLTKEVHEFEAPFDIRFRDLMVKTVEHLMNCGIDIIYGYTHNENTFSRKLRKLNSVLAGEASAKFSVLLGSLACFDCRISQLPNTEEVVNYFRWRNEDAHRNALNAHCYWCLRRDGKNATAATRMMKGLSVADKNELLFQHGINFNQLPNWHKRGVGLYWEEYEKQGFNPIKGEIVPALRRRIKRDFDLPMKDEYSKFIAELVNAKP, encoded by the coding sequence GTGAAATTTGATGAACTTGATAGCAGAATGCGGGTATTTGAAACAGCACACGACCATTGTGTGCTACCTGGATTGTATATTGTTGCCAGATTAGATGGACGCGGCTTTACCCGCCTCACAAAAGAAGTGCATGAATTTGAAGCACCTTTTGATATCCGCTTTCGAGATTTGATGGTGAAAACAGTCGAACATTTAATGAATTGTGGCATCGATATCATTTATGGTTATACCCATAACGAAAACACCTTCAGCCGTAAATTAAGAAAACTCAACTCAGTTTTAGCAGGTGAAGCTAGCGCTAAATTCTCCGTATTGTTAGGTTCTTTAGCCTGTTTTGATTGTCGAATTTCTCAGCTTCCCAATACAGAAGAAGTAGTGAATTACTTTCGCTGGCGGAATGAGGATGCTCACAGAAATGCACTGAATGCTCATTGCTATTGGTGTTTGCGTCGCGATGGGAAAAATGCCACAGCAGCAACCAGGATGATGAAAGGATTATCTGTTGCTGATAAAAATGAATTGTTATTCCAACATGGCATTAATTTTAATCAACTTCCTAACTGGCATAAGCGAGGTGTGGGGCTTTATTGGGAAGAATACGAAAAGCAAGGATTTAACCCCATCAAAGGTGAAATTGTACCCGCATTGCGGCGACGCATCAAACGCGATTTTGACTTGCCAATGAAAGATGAATACAGCAAATTTATTGCAGAACTAGTTAATGCTAAACCATAA